A genomic segment from Streptomyces sp. NBC_00654 encodes:
- the recF gene encoding DNA replication/repair protein RecF, which yields MHVTHLSLADFRSYARVEVPLDPGVTAFVGANGQGKTNLVEAVGYLATLGSHRVSSDAPLVRMGAERAVIRAAVTQGERSQLIELELNPGRANRARINRSSQVRPRDVLGIVRTVLFAPEDLALVKGDPGERRRFLDELITARSPRMAGVRSDYERVLKQRNTLLKSAAMARRHGGRSMDLTTLDVWDQHLGRVGAELLAQRLDLIATLQPLADKAYGDVAPGGGPVALEYRSSVGPEVGTEAGAGSGAAGAHTREELYEQLMAALAGVRKQEIERGVTLVGPHRDDLVLGLRGMPAKGYASHGESWSYALALRLASYELLRSEGNEPVLVLDDVFAELDARRRERLAELVAPGEQVLVTAAVEDDVPGVLAGTRYAVTAGEVERV from the coding sequence ATGCACGTCACCCATCTCTCACTGGCCGACTTCCGCTCGTACGCCCGGGTCGAGGTCCCGCTCGACCCGGGCGTCACCGCGTTCGTGGGGGCCAACGGCCAGGGCAAGACCAACCTGGTGGAGGCGGTCGGCTATCTCGCGACGCTCGGCAGCCACCGGGTGTCCTCGGACGCGCCGCTGGTGCGGATGGGCGCGGAGCGGGCCGTCATCCGGGCCGCGGTCACCCAGGGCGAGCGCTCGCAACTGATCGAGCTCGAACTCAACCCGGGCCGCGCCAACCGTGCCCGGATCAATCGGTCCTCGCAGGTCAGACCGCGCGACGTGCTGGGCATCGTACGGACGGTGCTGTTCGCTCCGGAGGATCTGGCCCTGGTGAAGGGCGATCCCGGCGAACGCCGGCGGTTCCTCGACGAGCTGATCACGGCGCGCTCGCCGCGGATGGCGGGGGTCCGCTCCGACTACGAGCGCGTGCTCAAGCAGCGCAACACCCTGCTGAAGTCCGCGGCGATGGCGCGCAGGCACGGTGGCCGGTCGATGGATCTGACGACGCTCGATGTGTGGGACCAGCATCTGGGCCGGGTGGGCGCCGAGCTGCTGGCACAGCGGCTGGACCTGATCGCGACGCTCCAGCCCCTGGCCGACAAGGCGTACGGGGACGTGGCGCCGGGCGGCGGTCCGGTGGCGCTGGAGTACCGCAGCTCGGTGGGGCCCGAGGTGGGTACCGAAGCGGGCGCCGGGAGCGGGGCGGCGGGGGCGCATACGCGCGAGGAGCTGTACGAGCAGCTGATGGCGGCGCTCGCGGGGGTCCGCAAGCAGGAGATCGAGCGCGGTGTGACGCTGGTCGGCCCGCACCGGGACGATCTGGTGCTGGGGCTGCGCGGAATGCCCGCGAAGGGCTACGCGAGCCATGGCGAGTCCTGGTCGTACGCGCTGGCGCTGCGGCTCGCCTCGTACGAGCTGCTGCGTTCCGAGGGCAATGAGCCGGTGCTCGTCCTGGACGATGTCTTCGCCGAGCTGGACGCCCGCCGCCGGGAGCGGCTGGCGGAGCTGGTGGCTCCGGGGGAGCAGGTGCTGGTGACGGCGGCGGTGGAGGACGATGTGCCGGGCGTGCTGGCGGGGACGCGGTACGCGGTGACGGCCGGCGAGGTGGAACGGGTATGA
- a CDS encoding DUF721 domain-containing protein, protein MTGRDGDPAGPPGTAGGGAGEPSRGGTGGAPKPPDVSGVDLARVALRAAKEQARARGAAAQQKKQARRGGGLRSGARSDGRDPLPLGSAINRLITERGWETPAAVGGVMGRWPQIVGDDLANHCVPLRYDEDPDARVLTVQCDSTAWATQLRLLAPRLVARLNEDLGQGTVRMIKVLGPGSPRRGFGPLRAPGSTGPGDTYG, encoded by the coding sequence ATGACCGGCCGGGACGGGGACCCGGCGGGTCCGCCGGGGACGGCCGGGGGCGGTGCTGGTGAACCGTCGCGCGGCGGTACGGGCGGGGCGCCGAAGCCGCCGGACGTGTCGGGGGTGGACCTGGCGCGGGTGGCGCTGCGCGCGGCGAAGGAGCAGGCCCGTGCGCGGGGCGCCGCGGCGCAGCAGAAGAAGCAGGCCAGGCGGGGCGGCGGGCTGCGGTCGGGGGCGCGGTCGGACGGGCGTGATCCGCTGCCGCTGGGGTCGGCGATCAACCGGCTGATCACCGAGCGGGGCTGGGAGACGCCGGCGGCCGTGGGCGGTGTGATGGGGCGCTGGCCGCAGATCGTCGGTGACGATCTGGCGAATCATTGTGTGCCGCTGCGTTACGACGAGGATCCGGACGCGCGGGTGCTGACCGTGCAGTGCGATTCGACGGCGTGGGCGACGCAGCTGCGTCTGCTGGCTCCGCGGCTGGTGGCCCGGCTGAACGAGGACCTGGGTCAGGGCACGGTCCGGATGATCAAGGTGTTGGGGCCGGGGAGTCCGCGGCGCGGGTTCGGTCCTCTGCGGGCGCCGGGAAGTACGGGCCCCGGGGATACGTACGGCTGA